The region CCTCCACGTCGCAGATGACGTAATTGTCCTGCTCGCTCAGGTTTTCCCAGCGTGGATCATTCCGGTAAGCTTCCGGTTTCAGCCCTTCTTCGAAGGCCCAGCCCCGGGTGTTGGCTTCCCGGCGCCACTGCACGTGAAAGTAAGCCTGGTCCGCCACCGCTTCAACCGTGGGATACGTCTCGTAGTCGATGTAGAAGTAGTGGTTGAATCCCTCGGCGCCCTGATTCTCCACTTCAATCACGGCCTTTTCCCGGAAGGGCATGGGCCACCAGGAATTGAATCCCTTGCCGTCCTGCGGGCTCATCTGCAGCGGCGCGGTGATGAAATCCTTGCGTATGCCGTGACCCAGGCCGAAGAAATCGCCGATGGGGCACTCCACGCTCGGTTCCGCGCAGCCGTCCCAGTACATGCGCAACACGATGCGCCGACAGTAGTCCTCGGACGGGAGTCCCAGCGTCATCCAGAGGTGCTTGATGCATCCCGGGCCATTGATCTCGCCGATGACGCGTTTCTCCCCGGCTTCAATGCGCCAGAAATCGGCGTTCTCGCCCGTGATATTCCAGCTGGAAATCCGGCGGCTCTCGTAAGCACGCAGCGAGGGCAGCGACGCCAGGCTGGTCTGACCGATCATGGATCCTTCCTTTCTATGATTTACCTTTTCTAATAGTTCAGAAACTGATGTAACATATTGTAATATCGTCGGTTACATTCACCACTTCGGCATCCCCACCGTCACCAGCGCTTCCGCCACCTGTCCGAAGGGCCGCCCGCCCACGGTCAGGTTCAGCGCCACGGGCTGCCGCCGGCATTGCGTGCCATCCGGAACGTGAAGTACCAGGCGGATCTCCTTCTGTTCCCGCGGCCCCAGAGACAGGGTCACCGTCTCGCTCTGCCAGCCTTCCGGTCCCACCAGCCGGATGCGGGCCGGCTGCTCCGTGGGGAAGGGATTGAGCACCCATCCGCTGAATTCAATCGATCCGCATTCCGGAGCATGGGCGCGATAGGGCACCAGCTTGCCGCCCTGGGATTCGGCGCCGAAGTGGGCATCGTCGTCATCCAGCAGCATGAGGGTGTGGTGGACATCGTCGAAGGCCTCCGCGGCCCGGTCGATCTCGGCGTACCATTCGGGTGACGTGCGGTAGGGACGGGTATGGCCCGTGATCACCAGTTCGGGCTCGAAGCGTTTCAGATCTTCCAGGAACCGTTTGTAGCATCCCAGGTCGAGCCCGTTTTTGTAGACGTGATTCGTAAACATGCGCGCGCCGGCCTGGTAGCCCACCCCGCCCTCCGTGTCGAAGAAGGCCTGGTCGCCCGTGTGGACCACGCGGGTCCCGTCGATCTCCATGCAGATCATCGTGGCGAAGCGGGTGTGCCCCGACATAGGGTACAGCGTGATGGGGATGTTCTCCCAGTGGACGGTCGTCCCGTTGGGAATGTGCCGGCCCACCTTGATCGGCTCATGCCAGAGGCAGGGCCGGTCGTACTTCACCGGGTTCTCGAGCAGGTCGCTGAACTGTTCGCCCGCCAGGACCTCCGTCCCGTAGAGACGCTGGAGCATGGGGATGCCGTTGACGTGATCGTCGTGGAAATGGGAGACGAGCGTCGCGTCGATCCGATCGATCCCGAAGCGCTTCCTGAGCCCGCTGATTCCGTGCAGGATCGGCCGTCGGTTGGACACGTGGGATTTGGCCGGCTGGAACCCGGACTTCAGGTTGTAGCCGTAGTCGATGGACATGACCTTGCCGGAGTCGCTGAGTACGAAATGGGTCTCCGCCCCGGCGTACTTCGAGCGGTACAGGTGGGGCAGGACCTCTTCGATATCGTCCTCGTCCGGATCCTCC is a window of Gemmatimonadota bacterium DNA encoding:
- a CDS encoding DUF2961 domain-containing protein; protein product: MIGQTSLASLPSLRAYESRRISSWNITGENADFWRIEAGEKRVIGEINGPGCIKHLWMTLGLPSEDYCRRIVLRMYWDGCAEPSVECPIGDFFGLGHGIRKDFITAPLQMSPQDGKGFNSWWPMPFREKAVIEVENQGAEGFNHYFYIDYETYPTVEAVADQAYFHVQWRREANTRGWAFEEGLKPEAYRNDPRWENLSEQDNYVICDVEGDGIYCGAHLDIDCFQRNPNDWYGEGDDMMFIDGEAWPPSLHGTGTEDWYHCAYCPTDEYNAPYHGIILYSGTDEWRWKGKNTVYRYHIEDPIRFRKSFQISIEHGHANKLSNDYSSTAYYYLSEPRRGGPALLPAEARLPRPDEPKYGG
- a CDS encoding MBL fold metallo-hydrolase; this translates as MSSPWERIEEHIYRFQDSCHVYAVEGPAGVVLVNAGTGLAADHLDEIAGGRPVTVLLTHHFRDHTDGAIRLHEKGARILGPYWDQEYLVDPEQHFRERQQWNSYDNRWDRFSPIRPVPVDGWMMDYETREIAGLSWDVVPTPGMTNGASSYVVTVGGRRIGFVGEVICGTGKTTRLAPLQYNYNDYTGAWNLYHAVNRLLATGTDRLLPSLGDPVEDPAGAIATFKANLKRLNEIQPGVAEPLEDPDEDDIEEVLPHLYRSKYAGAETHFVLSDSGKVMSIDYGYNLKSGFQPAKSHVSNRRPILHGISGLRKRFGIDRIDATLVSHFHDDHVNGIPMLQRLYGTEVLAGEQFSDLLENPVKYDRPCLWHEPIKVGRHIPNGTTVHWENIPITLYPMSGHTRFATMICMEIDGTRVVHTGDQAFFDTEGGVGYQAGARMFTNHVYKNGLDLGCYKRFLEDLKRFEPELVITGHTRPYRTSPEWYAEIDRAAEAFDDVHHTLMLLDDDDAHFGAESQGGKLVPYRAHAPECGSIEFSGWVLNPFPTEQPARIRLVGPEGWQSETVTLSLGPREQKEIRLVLHVPDGTQCRRQPVALNLTVGGRPFGQVAEALVTVGMPKW